The genomic DNA GGATAGCCTTATCATAATCTTTAGCTTTTACAGCCTGTTTTGCAATACCCAGAGCGGCATCTGCACTCGGTTCCAGTTTATAGGCATAACCTGCAGCTGTATAAAAAGCATCGATTTCCTGACAACGAACACGTCTCAACAGAGATACGATTTCTTTCAACGCAGGCAAATCATCCTTTGCAGCTTCAACTTTGGAAGCATACATATTCTGCAACGTTTCACAATCGGCAGCACCACTACCTGCAAAACCACCATCAATGGCAGACTTGTAGGTAGTCAGGTTCTTTATCTCCTTTTCATTATTTGCTGCTTGAGCTGCGGCTAACTGAGTTGCAATGATCTTTGAACATTTCAAATAGTCCTCCAAATAAGTCTCTTTGAAATTAGGATCAGCCAACAGTTGACGGTGAGACCCCATCATATACAAGGATACTCCCATTGCTTCAGAGTTTTCACCAAACTCATTGATCACTTCACCCAACCAAGCATAATACACTTTCGGGTCTGCATTATCTCCCTTAAGGCGGATATAATCAGCAGCCTTACGAGCAATAATCCAATCCTTTCCATACTTTCGGTCATTACCGAAATATTTCACACGCGTATCATACACCTTCATCAAATCATCGATAAGAGCAGCTTTCTTAGCCGGATCTTTCTCGGTATTGATTTTCCAGTCCATGATCCTCACACCATACAAGTAGATATCCTTATGAGCTCCCGGACATTCGGTATAAGCCTGATACCAGAATTCATAAGCATCCTTGAAATTCCCTGCTTTGGCATAAGGGACAAATAAGCTGATATTGGTAATACAACGTACGCTATCTTCACCAGAACCGAACGGAGTACCAGTATCCACACCTTTTTGTGCATAAGCTCCGAACGACATCATAGAGCATCCGAAAGCCAATAATAATACTTTGATCTTCATATTTATTTCTATTAAAGTTAGCTATTTAGTTAATCAACCTTAAATTTCATAAACCATGCTTCATTGAACGTATAATTCACTGTAAAACGAAAATACTGTTCATCAATCATGTTCATCTTCACTTCCGGTTTCTTTTTCACATACTCAAACGATATGTTAATCAACGAACGGTTATCAATTAACGGCAATCCCAGACCAAGGCTTGCTCCGATCTCGTTATAACCGTCTCCGGAAGGATTGGCATCTGTCCGGTTCATACGCAAATAAGAATTGCCATAATGGACACCTGCGCGATAACGAATCCTGCTGAAATATGATTTGCGCATATAATCCGGTATATATTCGCCACCAACCGCTACCCGATAACGATTCTTGAAATTATCTTTCTCCCCAAAGTAAGGCATTTTTCCCCAATCCTCATAGGAAAAATCGGCTGCTAACGTTAATTTATTTTGTTTCACATAAGAAAGCCCCACTCCATACGAATTAGGCAACGCAAACGCTTTCCCGCTGATAGTATCAGACTGAAGCACTTCTCCATCTGAACCAGAAGATGTATAAGACTGAGTCAATTGATAGGATTTTGCATGCAAACTTTTTTTAGGAGAAAAAACAAGACCTAACGTCACACTCTCCGTCTTGCTTAACGGATGTGTGTACTGCAATCCGAAATCCATTTTCAGGTCACGCACCCTCAATTCCTGGTTACGGTTCGTATTATATGCTCCTGTTCCTTCACCACTCATGATTACAACTTGTTCATGCTTGATATTCCCAAACAGGAAACCGAAATTGGCTCCCACGGCTAAACGTTTTTTCCAGATATCAATAGAGACACCTCCATAGAAATCACTCAAACCGCCTGAGCCGTTATAAGTTTCCGTAAATGTAACTCCTTCGTCGTTACGCAAAGCACCAAACTTATAACCGACATAAGAATAAGGCAACAAACCGAAACTCAAGGCTATCCGGCGATGAATCGGAAACTGCATTGCAATATATTCCACGTTTCCGTTGATATCGTTCTGACGGGCATTTCCGTCATCAAACCACGACAACTGACCGGCTACACCAAAATCAAAGAGAAATGTCAGGGAGTCCATGCAACTGTATGATGCCGGGTTCATCGGATTTATTTGTTTCGGCGAACGTAATCCGTAACCAACACCGCCCATGGCTCGACCTGCGCCGAACGAACGTTCTCCCAAATCACCATACCCGAAACGGGTATAGGGCGAGTTTGTATTGTTTTGCGCCATCAAAGGCAACAGCATGAATATAAGAACGCTTGTTATTAGTACTTTATTAATCTTCAACATTATACTCTAAGATTCTGTTTAATCCTGTCAACACTAAATTAATGTCTGCAAAGATGGAGTTTTTTAGTCGTCTTTCAAAATAAAACGAATGACCGCCTGTTAAAAAAACCAAAAGGTTAGGATATTTTAGCCGAAGCATTTCGATATACCCATCCATCTCGCACACTATACCATTTACTACTCCAGCCTGGATGGCTGTTTCCGTATCCGTTCCGACCAAAGGAATGTATTCCTGCTCGACAACCAAAGGCAATTTCTCCGTAAACAGGTTCAATGCTCTGAACCGGGTTGTCATTCCAGGTGAAATATTCCCTCCTAAATAAGAACCGGAAGCATCGATCAGTTCATATGTAATAGCTGTTCCGGCGTCAATCACCAGCAAATCCTTTCCTGGTTGCAGGTAATTAGCCCCGACAGCGGCAGCCAGCCGGTCTTTACCCAACGTTTTAGGCGTTTTATATTGCACCTTGATCGGAAGAGATACCGTTTCGTCCAAAAACACAAAATTCCGAAGATTGCTTCCCAGGTATTCAACCAATTCGTCATCTTTATCTATCACTGTCGAGAATATCCCTTTCGTCAGCGGGTACTTCTTAAAGATAGAAGAGACAACCTCCACGTCGAATTTCTTAAACACAAAAGAAGCCTCCATATGCCTCTTATTGTATACAGCCACTTTCGATGATGTGTTTCCTTGTTCTATAATGAGATTCACGTGTCTGAATTTTTCCGCAAAGAAAAACAAAAATGATGAGATAACAGACATATCGAAGGCACAAAGTATAAAAAACAGGAAAGGAATGACTTCCTCTCCTGTTCCATCACATAATATAAAGTTCAATTAATCAGCCAGAATCACCAATTCAGCACCCGATGCAAAATCCTGTCCGCGCTGCTCGCTCAATGCTGTAAAACGGATATAGCGGGCTTTGACCGGCTGATCGAACAGCACTTTCTTTTCCTTCTGGTTATTTTCAAAAGTACCTTTCAAGACCGGTTCACCCCAGTTTTTACCATCCAGGCTGACACTAATCGAATAATCCTTGACATGACCATTCGATCCGTCCTGCCGGGGAAGGAATGAAAAACCTTTAATCTGTTTTACTTCCCCTGCATCCAAATCCACCCAATGCGGATATTTGGCAACGGTAACGGAAAACATCGTATGCCAGATCGTATTCGGATCACCATCCGTCAGGTTCTTGGCATCTCCGTAACCGGACTCTTCGCTGCTTGTATAGACCACTTCCGTCTGAATACTCTCGATCTTGCTGAAAGAAGCCGTTGCATTGATTTTCGGATTATCTTTAAACCAGGCTTTTACGGTACCACCATTGCGGAACGGTATGGCTTCCGAATATTCCTTCGCTTTTCCTTTCCCGTCGGCCGTATAGCAAATCACAGCGTCTTTACGAGCCGATGAGAGCTCAACGGATCCGGCGCGATTACGCATGATTGTCAACGGCATTTCTCCGGCGGGTGCAACATTTGCCGTAACGGTTACATCTTTTCCGGCAGGACGGATTATAAAGCCCATGTCATGATGTCCGGCAAAGACGCGATCCTGTTCCAACGGTCCGCCTTGTCCGCAACTGTTACCACCCAACCCGGTCACAGCCGCATCCAAATGCAGATACGTATCCCCTGCAACCGGCAACTGGTAGGGATGAGAAGCCAGAATCAAATCCAACGCAGAATATTGAAGAGCCGATACAGACAAACGGTCGGTAGCCACAAACACAGCACCCTCGCCATCCGGATCGGTCAGGGCACACCAGCGTACATCCTCGTGGTTGCCCATATCTTGCGGTTTCGGGAAATTCACAAACTCGCCAGCCACCGTATTCCTATGCTGTTCGATAAACTGTCCGCTCTTGCGGTCAGCATAGTTATCGATCGGGCCACGTCCGTAATAAGTGAAGTCTGCATACTGCTGCGGGATTTTCATTACATATCCTAGGCGTGGCAATACCAGACTCGGACGGTTAGAAGTGATGCTCGACTGCAACTCGACAGACCCGTCAGGATAAACGGTCCAGATTTGATTCGTCGTAAACTTGAAATCATTTTCCCCGAATCTCCTATCTGTCAGTTCCTCTATACTATTTTTTCCCGTACTGGTTCCACCTTTGATCTTAGCACCGTTCGGCGCCTGCGATTCGACAGTGAAAGCCAAGACGACCGTACCGTCGTTTCTTTCCAAAACCGTACTATTCGTTGCCCGATGTTGCAGGTTATGCAAGCCGTGTTCAAACCACTGCGAATAGAACCAGTTGTCGTTATTGGTAAAAGCACGCAAAGCATCGAGCTTCGGACCATTTCCATCGGCTATAATCGTCTTGCCTCCGTAGGCCAGGCTGTAAATCGTACCCGTCTCCATATCGAACTTAGCAACGAAACCGTCACCACTCACCGTTTTAATCGAAGTATCCGATTTATCCAACTTCACCTTTCCGGCAGAAGCCGTCACGGCACTGATGGAAGGACGCGCCATAGCTTCCTGCAACAAAATTTGTTCCTCCGCCGTCACAAATCCTTTTTCAGCCCACGGCATATCATCTTTAAGAAGGAACTGCACCTTTACAAAATATTCGGAATCATTCTTCAACTTGTCAAAAGGCATAGGTATTGACACTTGTGCTTTAGCACGGGCAGGAATCGTTCCGGAATTAACCAAACCGAATCGAATCTCCTTTCCGTCTTCATAAAGCGACCATCTTATATCATAATCCGAAAGGTCCTTAAAATAGTATTTATTGAATATCTCAAAAAGTCCCTTCCTGACATCGACCGCTTTCACACCAATATGCTGATAGACTTTCTTCACTTCATAATACTGCGGTTTCGGTTCCAGATCACCGAACACAATGCCATTCATCACGAACTGACCGTCATTCGGAGTATCACCGAAATCCCCACCGTATGCCAGATATCGCTTACCGGTCTTTTTATCATAGTTATACATCGACTGGTCCACCCAATCCCAGATAGCACCGCCACAGAAAAAATTTGTCGATTCTATCGCTTCCCAGTAATCCACCAGGTTACCGCAGGCGTTCCCCATCGAATGAGCATATTCGGAAATATGGAACGGGTATTTGATATCATAATCACCTTTCACCGCACCACGCGTCCAGCCAATAGACG from Parabacteroides merdae ATCC 43184 includes the following:
- a CDS encoding tetratricopeptide repeat protein, with amino-acid sequence MKIKVLLLAFGCSMMSFGAYAQKGVDTGTPFGSGEDSVRCITNISLFVPYAKAGNFKDAYEFWYQAYTECPGAHKDIYLYGVRIMDWKINTEKDPAKKAALIDDLMKVYDTRVKYFGNDRKYGKDWIIARKAADYIRLKGDNADPKVYYAWLGEVINEFGENSEAMGVSLYMMGSHRQLLADPNFKETYLEDYLKCSKIIATQLAAAQAANNEKEIKNLTTYKSAIDGGFAGSGAADCETLQNMYASKVEAAKDDLPALKEIVSLLRRVRCQEIDAFYTAAGYAYKLEPSADAALGIAKQAVKAKDYDKAIQYFEEAANMETDAVSKAEDYYLIGVLLFEQNNMSKARQYCQKAIETNPDYGAPYILIGNMYAKSAKSIYPNDAVLAKAVYYAAIDKFEKARQVDQNVAEDAGKLANTYRAHLPSTEEVFMHPDLEKGKAFKIGGWIGETVTIR
- a CDS encoding type III pantothenate kinase, which gives rise to MSVISSFLFFFAEKFRHVNLIIEQGNTSSKVAVYNKRHMEASFVFKKFDVEVVSSIFKKYPLTKGIFSTVIDKDDELVEYLGSNLRNFVFLDETVSLPIKVQYKTPKTLGKDRLAAAVGANYLQPGKDLLVIDAGTAITYELIDASGSYLGGNISPGMTTRFRALNLFTEKLPLVVEQEYIPLVGTDTETAIQAGVVNGIVCEMDGYIEMLRLKYPNLLVFLTGGHSFYFERRLKNSIFADINLVLTGLNRILEYNVED
- a CDS encoding glycoside hydrolase family 2 TIM barrel-domain containing protein translates to MKKISLALALCCASFYSMADQLPLGGFSYGPMEAPTGKEWESPENLALNKEQPHAYIFPFQDVESARKVLPENSKFWQSLDGDWKFNWAPDPDSRPKDFYKTEFDVSGWDNIPVPSSWNIYGVQKDGSLKYGVPIYVNQPVIFQHKVAVDDWRGGVMRTPPANWTTYKHRNEVGSFRRNFEIPQDWDGREVFISFDGVDSFFYLWINGQYVGFSKNSRNTANFNITPYLRKGTNVVAAEVYRSSDGSFLEAQDMFRLPGIFRTVALYSVPKVYVRDLVAIPDLDVTYTDGSLAISADVCNLDKKVAKGYKLEYALYANELYSDENVKVENVLVSAAVDVVNPGQIQTTKAVLNVKAPRKWSAEFPYRYTLVAELKNAKGKVVETTSTIVGFRKVEIKDTPAEEDEFGLAGRYYYINGKTVKLKGVNRHESNPAVGHAITRDMMEKEVMLMKRANINHVRNSHYPDDPYWYFLCNKYGLYLEDEANIESHEYYYGAASLSHPVEWKKAHVARVMEMVHANINNPSIVIWSLGNEAGPGENFVAAYDALKQVDKSRPVQYERNNDIVDMGSNQYPSIGWTRGAVKGDYDIKYPFHISEYAHSMGNACGNLVDYWEAIESTNFFCGGAIWDWVDQSMYNYDKKTGKRYLAYGGDFGDTPNDGQFVMNGIVFGDLEPKPQYYEVKKVYQHIGVKAVDVRKGLFEIFNKYYFKDLSDYDIRWSLYEDGKEIRFGLVNSGTIPARAKAQVSIPMPFDKLKNDSEYFVKVQFLLKDDMPWAEKGFVTAEEQILLQEAMARPSISAVTASAGKVKLDKSDTSIKTVSGDGFVAKFDMETGTIYSLAYGGKTIIADGNGPKLDALRAFTNNDNWFYSQWFEHGLHNLQHRATNSTVLERNDGTVVLAFTVESQAPNGAKIKGGTSTGKNSIEELTDRRFGENDFKFTTNQIWTVYPDGSVELQSSITSNRPSLVLPRLGYVMKIPQQYADFTYYGRGPIDNYADRKSGQFIEQHRNTVAGEFVNFPKPQDMGNHEDVRWCALTDPDGEGAVFVATDRLSVSALQYSALDLILASHPYQLPVAGDTYLHLDAAVTGLGGNSCGQGGPLEQDRVFAGHHDMGFIIRPAGKDVTVTANVAPAGEMPLTIMRNRAGSVELSSARKDAVICYTADGKGKAKEYSEAIPFRNGGTVKAWFKDNPKINATASFSKIESIQTEVVYTSSEESGYGDAKNLTDGDPNTIWHTMFSVTVAKYPHWVDLDAGEVKQIKGFSFLPRQDGSNGHVKDYSISVSLDGKNWGEPVLKGTFENNQKEKKVLFDQPVKARYIRFTALSEQRGQDFASGAELVILAD